A single genomic interval of Streptomyces sp. NBC_00663 harbors:
- a CDS encoding MFS transporter has product MSPTPDGQPRKLPFVVWALSAGTFLMGTTEFVVAGLLPEIADDLNVSVSHAGLLITAFAAGMIVGAPTMAIATLRLPRRSILILALVVFALGHLAAGLSSSFALVVAARVVTALATGTFWCVGAIVATTAAGPTATSRALGMLLGGLTVATVAGVPLGAWLGQLSGWRGPFWVLAALSAGAAAVIGWFIPADERRDAPSVRAEFAALRDVRVWLTLSSMTLLIGGVLATYTYISPLLTERAGISAGAVPLVLTGYGLGALLGTTVGGRLGDRLPLVTLLTAAATTTLVLLLLTLLSPSPVAAVVLVTLMGMTGFAANPALGALALRFAGSAPTLASGLSGAAPNVGIAIGSWTAGMSLASPLEQAGPPLVGTVAAALTFVPLTVLALMHAARSETPPTQRGPASGRPVGCSTQDSG; this is encoded by the coding sequence ATGTCACCTACCCCTGACGGCCAACCCCGCAAGCTGCCCTTCGTCGTCTGGGCGCTGTCTGCCGGAACGTTCCTCATGGGCACCACCGAATTCGTCGTCGCGGGCCTGCTCCCCGAAATCGCCGACGATCTGAATGTCAGCGTCTCTCATGCGGGCCTGCTGATCACGGCATTCGCGGCAGGCATGATCGTCGGCGCGCCGACGATGGCCATCGCGACATTGCGCCTGCCGCGGCGTTCCATCCTGATCCTCGCGCTCGTCGTCTTCGCTCTCGGCCACCTGGCCGCCGGGCTCAGCTCGTCCTTCGCTCTCGTGGTCGCGGCCCGCGTGGTGACCGCACTGGCGACCGGGACCTTCTGGTGCGTCGGCGCGATCGTGGCCACGACCGCAGCAGGGCCGACGGCGACATCACGGGCCCTGGGCATGCTCCTGGGAGGTCTGACCGTCGCCACGGTGGCGGGCGTACCTCTGGGCGCGTGGCTGGGGCAGCTGTCGGGCTGGCGCGGGCCGTTCTGGGTGCTGGCCGCGCTGTCGGCGGGCGCGGCTGCGGTCATCGGCTGGTTCATCCCTGCCGACGAGCGGCGCGATGCGCCTTCCGTCCGGGCTGAGTTCGCTGCGCTGCGGGATGTTCGGGTCTGGCTGACGCTGAGTTCCATGACGCTGCTGATAGGCGGTGTCCTGGCGACCTACACCTACATCTCACCTCTGCTCACCGAGCGGGCCGGTATCTCCGCTGGAGCCGTGCCCTTGGTTCTGACCGGCTACGGCCTGGGCGCCCTGCTGGGCACCACGGTCGGCGGGCGTCTGGGTGACCGTCTCCCCCTTGTCACGCTCCTCACGGCCGCCGCCACGACCACGCTGGTCCTGCTGTTGTTGACCTTGCTCTCCCCGAGCCCCGTGGCGGCCGTCGTTCTGGTGACGCTGATGGGGATGACCGGCTTCGCCGCGAACCCGGCGCTCGGCGCGCTGGCTCTGCGCTTCGCCGGTTCCGCGCCCACGCTCGCCTCCGGCCTCAGTGGCGCGGCGCCCAACGTGGGAATCGCCATCGGATCCTGGACGGCGGGCATGTCCCTGGCCTCTCCGCTGGAGCAAGCGGGGCCTCCGTTGGTCGGCACGGTGGCGGCGGCCCTCACCTTCGTACCGCTGACCGTCCTCGCGCTGATGCACGCCGCCCGATCCGAGACGCCCCCAACTCAGCGGGGGCCAGCCTCAGGCCGACCGGTCGGGTGCAGCACTCAGGACAGTGGCTGA